A region from the Acyrthosiphon pisum isolate AL4f chromosome A1, pea_aphid_22Mar2018_4r6ur, whole genome shotgun sequence genome encodes:
- the LOC100168065 gene encoding uncharacterized protein LOC100168065 isoform X1: protein MCLSWIQACTAIHLLWSVLYISVGAVQIVAGIFFLFTIPVLRIGSNIWTGSWNVFFGVGGAVFSCVGDWTTAKQRGLLCLTVSILIMNIVNLIILEIGEWRYLTPESVKDSMSREGLETLILYARYTTSISTLVAIIGAFFDSQITFCCMLRVDKTQQNTEPDNNSDVDYIMPRVKSECVLRSNSTARKTSDNNYGRSWVFEADGTAGPGGCPPTYASTESLSALDHRLPATAAVTAGAAVCSRTVTLKRRAKPVTPVVIVEMDGTGSRPTQLMTSFSRTPSPVGLSESSSQDSVSAVAVANAPIYECLEKLTEPSVYRSRLNTALSASIQEAIASGDRPPRSLSPRPPPAAEPVQYASLMEELQKTIGNRLSKHVESPEERFDADLDDALQDIPRFRISKWPQQ, encoded by the exons ATGTGCTTAAGCTGGATTCAAGCATGCACCGCCATACACCTGCTGTGGAGTGTGCTGTACATAAGCGTTGGCGCTGTTCAAATAGTAGCAGGCATATTTTTCCTGTTCACAATACCTGTTCTCAGAATAGGATCAAACATATGGACAGGGTCTTGG AACGTGTTCTTTGGTGTAGGAGGAGCAGTTTTCTCGTGTGTAGGTGATTGGACTACGGCCAAACAACGAGGCCTTTTATGCCTCACTGTGTCTATACTGATCATGAACATCgtaaatttaatcatattagaAATCGGAGAATGGAGATACCTAACACCTGAATCGGTCAAAGATAGCATGTCAAGAGAAGGATTGGAAACGTTAATTTtatatg CTCGTTACACTACCAGTATAAGCACATTAGTAGCCATAATCGGCGCATTTTTCGATTCGCAGATAACGTTTTGTTGTATGCTACGTGTGGATAAAACACAACAAAATACAGAGCCAGATAACAATTCAGATGTCGATTACATTATGCCAAGG GTTAAATCGGAGTGCGTGTTGCGGTCGAATAGTACCGCCAGGAAAACGTCGGACAACAACTACGGCCGTTCCTGGGTGTTCGAGGCGGACGGCACGGCGGGCCCGGGTGGCTGTCCCCCCACGTACGCGTCCACAGAATCGCTGAGCGCGCTCGACCACCGTCTAccggcgacggcggcggtgaCGGCAGGCGCGGCCGTGTGCAGCCGGACGGTGACGCTGAAGCGCAGGGCCAAGCCGGTGACACCGGTGGTGATCGTCGAGATGGACGGCACAGGCAGCCGGCCCACGCAGCTGATGACCAGTTTCTCGCGGACACCATCGCCGGTTGGACTTTCGGAGAGCTCGTCTCAGGACTCGGTGTCCGCGGTCGCCGTGGCCAACGCGCCAATTTACGAGTGCCTGGAGAAGCTGACCGAACCGTCCGTGTACAGGTCCCGCTTGAACACCGCCCTGTCGGCCAGCATCCAGGAGGCCATCGCGTCCGGTGACCGGCCGCCCCGGAGCCTGTCGCCCAGGCCGCCGCCCGCCGCCGAGCCCGTCCAGTACGCGTCACTGATGGAGGAGTTACAGAAGACCATCGGAAACAGACTCTCCAAACACGTTGAATCGCCCGAAGAGAG attCGATGCAGATTTGGACGACGCACTACAAGACATACCAAGATTTAGAATCTCCAAATGGCCACAGCAATGA
- the LOC100168065 gene encoding uncharacterized protein LOC100168065 isoform X2, producing the protein MNIVNLIILEIGEWRYLTPESVKDSMSREGLETLILYARYTTSISTLVAIIGAFFDSQITFCCMLRVDKTQQNTEPDNNSDVDYIMPRVKSECVLRSNSTARKTSDNNYGRSWVFEADGTAGPGGCPPTYASTESLSALDHRLPATAAVTAGAAVCSRTVTLKRRAKPVTPVVIVEMDGTGSRPTQLMTSFSRTPSPVGLSESSSQDSVSAVAVANAPIYECLEKLTEPSVYRSRLNTALSASIQEAIASGDRPPRSLSPRPPPAAEPVQYASLMEELQKTIGNRLSKHVESPEERFDADLDDALQDIPRFRISKWPQQ; encoded by the exons ATGAACATCgtaaatttaatcatattagaAATCGGAGAATGGAGATACCTAACACCTGAATCGGTCAAAGATAGCATGTCAAGAGAAGGATTGGAAACGTTAATTTtatatg CTCGTTACACTACCAGTATAAGCACATTAGTAGCCATAATCGGCGCATTTTTCGATTCGCAGATAACGTTTTGTTGTATGCTACGTGTGGATAAAACACAACAAAATACAGAGCCAGATAACAATTCAGATGTCGATTACATTATGCCAAGG GTTAAATCGGAGTGCGTGTTGCGGTCGAATAGTACCGCCAGGAAAACGTCGGACAACAACTACGGCCGTTCCTGGGTGTTCGAGGCGGACGGCACGGCGGGCCCGGGTGGCTGTCCCCCCACGTACGCGTCCACAGAATCGCTGAGCGCGCTCGACCACCGTCTAccggcgacggcggcggtgaCGGCAGGCGCGGCCGTGTGCAGCCGGACGGTGACGCTGAAGCGCAGGGCCAAGCCGGTGACACCGGTGGTGATCGTCGAGATGGACGGCACAGGCAGCCGGCCCACGCAGCTGATGACCAGTTTCTCGCGGACACCATCGCCGGTTGGACTTTCGGAGAGCTCGTCTCAGGACTCGGTGTCCGCGGTCGCCGTGGCCAACGCGCCAATTTACGAGTGCCTGGAGAAGCTGACCGAACCGTCCGTGTACAGGTCCCGCTTGAACACCGCCCTGTCGGCCAGCATCCAGGAGGCCATCGCGTCCGGTGACCGGCCGCCCCGGAGCCTGTCGCCCAGGCCGCCGCCCGCCGCCGAGCCCGTCCAGTACGCGTCACTGATGGAGGAGTTACAGAAGACCATCGGAAACAGACTCTCCAAACACGTTGAATCGCCCGAAGAGAG attCGATGCAGATTTGGACGACGCACTACAAGACATACCAAGATTTAGAATCTCCAAATGGCCACAGCAATGA